A genomic window from Rhizobiaceae bacterium includes:
- a CDS encoding ABC transporter substrate-binding protein has translation MQHQLYRRLRNLALTLVTVAVVGASPAAMAADPETVSVGIGTRSLASLTFQMLDTDREILAKHDLKAGEFEFLNQNNCITALIGGQIDVCQHATTNGIDAVVNGADLRVIAATTAPITELILSSKVAERLGVTENDPIDVKLKALKGLRISALGLHEATLDLMLRSVGMSVADDVEAMKLSDPLAMMEGIRNGQIDAALWSVGSLNDLVADKSGIRLISIPRGDFPAAVGIPLMAVFVRGDWYEANKEKAQEIHDSVVDAVARLKTDPAAATAVKQKWHESVSDRIWSESVPEAIKVLYDDGAVSAQDWATLLDMNSRMTKADPQPAAYDKMVAEMARRQ, from the coding sequence ATGCAACACCAACTTTATCGTCGCCTGCGAAACCTGGCCCTGACGCTCGTCACGGTCGCTGTCGTCGGCGCGTCGCCTGCGGCCATGGCCGCCGATCCCGAAACGGTGAGCGTCGGCATCGGAACGCGGTCGCTGGCCAGCCTGACGTTCCAGATGCTGGACACCGACCGCGAGATTCTCGCCAAGCACGATTTGAAGGCTGGCGAATTCGAGTTCCTGAACCAGAACAATTGCATCACCGCGCTGATCGGCGGCCAGATAGACGTGTGCCAGCACGCCACCACCAACGGCATCGACGCGGTGGTCAACGGCGCCGACTTGAGGGTAATCGCGGCGACCACGGCCCCCATCACCGAACTGATCCTGTCCTCGAAGGTGGCCGAACGGCTCGGGGTGACGGAGAACGACCCCATCGACGTCAAGCTCAAGGCGCTCAAGGGCCTGCGCATTTCGGCGCTCGGGCTGCATGAGGCGACGCTTGACCTGATGCTTCGCTCGGTCGGCATGTCGGTGGCCGACGATGTCGAGGCCATGAAGCTCTCGGACCCGCTCGCCATGATGGAAGGCATCCGCAACGGGCAGATCGACGCGGCGCTGTGGTCCGTCGGCTCGCTGAACGATCTGGTCGCGGACAAGTCCGGCATCAGGCTCATCAGCATTCCGCGTGGCGATTTCCCGGCGGCCGTCGGCATCCCGCTCATGGCGGTCTTCGTGCGCGGCGACTGGTATGAGGCCAACAAGGAAAAGGCGCAGGAGATTCACGATTCGGTGGTCGACGCCGTGGCGCGGCTCAAGACCGATCCCGCCGCCGCGACTGCGGTGAAGCAGAAATGGCACGAATCCGTCAGCGACCGGATCTGGAGCGAGAGTGTTCCCGAGGCCATCAAGGTTCTCTATGATGACGGAGCGGTGAGTGCGCAGGATTGGGCGACGCTTCTCGACATGAACAGCAGGATGACCAAAGCTGACCCTCAACCGGCAGCCTACGACAAGATGGTCGCCGAGATGGCCCGCCGCCAGTAG
- a CDS encoding alpha/beta hydrolase, producing MQKQAAMALSTEREGYPWPDISPLFPGFTERTIDVCGGGIRTLVGGQGDPLLLLHGHPETLVQWQSMAGELARSFTVVMTDLRGYGRSWKPETTADHEPYTKRAMAREQVLVMRELGHERFAFIGHDRGARVGHRMALDWPDVVQRMTLIDIVPTASMYGNVTRELATALCHWFLAIQPYPFPEKIIGGARDTYLDAILFGLSKAAHPYSETALAEYRAAYNDASIHAMCEDYRAGATTDLEHDAADADARIRCPLQVLWGKHSPAGRFFDPMAVWRTKALDVVGRQMDCGHFIPEELPAELLAEIVPFHSNP from the coding sequence ATGCAGAAGCAAGCCGCGATGGCTTTGAGCACGGAAAGGGAGGGTTATCCCTGGCCGGACATAAGCCCGCTCTTTCCGGGCTTCACCGAGCGCACCATCGATGTCTGCGGCGGCGGCATCCGCACGCTCGTCGGAGGGCAGGGCGACCCGCTGCTGCTGCTCCACGGCCACCCCGAGACGCTGGTCCAGTGGCAAAGCATGGCTGGCGAACTCGCGCGCTCCTTCACCGTCGTCATGACGGACCTGCGCGGCTATGGCCGAAGCTGGAAGCCCGAGACGACCGCCGACCACGAACCCTACACCAAACGCGCGATGGCGCGGGAGCAGGTGCTTGTGATGCGCGAACTCGGCCATGAGCGCTTCGCTTTCATCGGGCATGATCGCGGTGCGCGCGTCGGCCATCGCATGGCGCTGGACTGGCCGGACGTGGTGCAGCGCATGACGCTGATCGACATCGTGCCGACGGCTTCCATGTACGGGAATGTGACCCGGGAACTCGCGACCGCGCTGTGCCACTGGTTCCTCGCGATCCAGCCCTATCCGTTTCCGGAGAAAATCATCGGAGGTGCGCGCGACACCTATCTCGACGCAATTCTCTTTGGCCTGAGCAAGGCGGCGCATCCCTATTCCGAAACGGCGCTCGCGGAATACCGCGCGGCCTACAACGATGCGTCGATCCACGCGATGTGCGAGGACTACCGGGCAGGCGCGACGACCGATCTCGAGCACGACGCTGCCGACGCCGATGCACGCATCCGCTGTCCGTTGCAGGTGCTATGGGGCAAGCACAGCCCGGCGGGCCGGTTCTTCGACCCGATGGCGGTGTGGCGGACCAAGGCGCTCGATGTCGTCGGAAGGCAAATGGACTGCGGCCATTTCATCCCGGAGGAACTGCCCGCCGAACTGCTGGCGGAAATCGTTCCGTTTCATTCCAACCCTTGA
- a CDS encoding IclR family transcriptional regulator, with protein MEGVQSVRRASAVLDVVAKHGEKGCRLYDVVRQTDLGRATAHRFLKALQEVSLIDYDPERQTYYPGFRLITLANAASNRFGIARRLAPAMLRVAEKTGDTVYLSIRMGDDAVCIAREEGTYPIKTLSLQPGDRRPLGVGAGSLALLAFLPDEDVESILAASGDRMAKFGFDAASIREMVAQARRQGYALNPGRIIKGMSAIGVPVFKVGSTTVAALSVAAITDRMSEGRLAEIAAMLHEEARMAQLDLKSIADTLPTP; from the coding sequence GTGGAAGGCGTACAAAGTGTAAGGCGAGCCAGCGCGGTGCTCGACGTGGTGGCGAAGCACGGCGAGAAGGGCTGCCGCCTCTATGACGTGGTGAGGCAGACCGATCTCGGCCGGGCCACGGCCCATCGGTTTCTCAAGGCGCTTCAGGAAGTCAGCCTGATCGACTACGATCCGGAGCGCCAGACCTACTATCCGGGGTTCCGGCTCATCACGCTCGCAAACGCCGCCTCCAACCGCTTCGGCATCGCGCGGCGGCTTGCCCCCGCCATGCTGCGCGTCGCCGAAAAAACCGGCGACACGGTCTATCTCAGCATCCGCATGGGCGACGACGCGGTCTGCATCGCCCGCGAGGAAGGCACCTATCCGATCAAGACACTGAGCCTCCAGCCGGGCGACCGGCGACCGCTCGGCGTCGGGGCAGGCTCGCTGGCGCTGCTCGCCTTCCTGCCCGACGAGGATGTGGAAAGCATCCTTGCCGCCTCCGGCGACCGAATGGCGAAGTTCGGCTTTGACGCGGCCTCGATCCGCGAAATGGTCGCGCAGGCGCGGCGGCAGGGCTATGCGCTCAATCCTGGCAGGATCATCAAGGGCATGAGCGCCATCGGCGTTCCGGTCTTCAAGGTCGGCTCTACGACCGTCGCCGCGCTCAGCGTTGCCGCGATCACCGACCGCATGTCCGAGGGCAGGCTCGCCGAAATTGCCGCGATGCTGCATGAAGAGGCGCGCATGGCCCAGCTCGACCTCAAGTCGATCGCGGACACGCTGCCCACGCCCTGA
- a CDS encoding thiamine pyrophosphate-binding protein produces the protein MTTGNSVRTMTGGDALAEMLKLGDAGPIFGMGGFQLLPFYNACRVLGLRHILINDERCGAFAADAYARITNRPGLCDATLGPGATNLVTGLVESLNAGIPMIAITGNTNRAHSWKNMTQEARQVEILTPAAKELIRVETIERVPELVRRAFAVATGGRPGPVVLDVPEDVAHAEHDFDVADFWLDPATLSAQSRRTRAEAAAVVQVAKLLRDAKRPMLLVGGGIHISQACDALLKLAEEHAIPVAHTMSGKGGIPCVHPLSAGLFGRYSRIANELIDGSDLLIVVGCKLGEIATKRFQLPGGHVPVVHVDILPEELGRTTRADVPIAADARTFLEDLADELGNGAAGRALRKDYCEEVASRMAAWLQGASEKLHSTEKPINVGRLMNELNVLLPEDAVVVADGGFAAHWSGLLFDTKRSGRHFVADRGFASIGYGVPGGIGAQLGVGPRRRVVSLTGDGGFNMTIGELETARRTGANFVTCVFNNAASGYVKALQHAVYGPGNYESSDLVEMDYAGIANAMGCRGIRVEDPDKVADALREGLENISSPTVIDLVVTRDPSKMLPGVDNRTLKVEKGDRPV, from the coding sequence ATGACGACAGGCAATTCGGTTCGGACGATGACGGGAGGCGACGCGCTTGCCGAAATGTTGAAGCTCGGCGACGCCGGCCCGATCTTCGGCATGGGTGGCTTCCAGCTCCTTCCTTTCTACAATGCCTGCCGGGTGCTCGGGCTGCGCCACATCCTCATCAATGACGAGCGCTGCGGGGCCTTCGCCGCCGACGCCTATGCGAGGATCACCAACCGCCCCGGCCTGTGCGACGCGACGCTGGGCCCGGGCGCAACCAATCTGGTGACCGGCCTTGTCGAAAGCCTGAACGCGGGCATCCCGATGATCGCCATAACCGGCAATACGAATCGCGCGCATTCATGGAAGAACATGACGCAGGAGGCGCGGCAGGTGGAGATCCTGACCCCTGCCGCCAAGGAACTCATCCGGGTGGAGACCATCGAGCGCGTGCCCGAACTGGTGCGCAGGGCCTTTGCGGTCGCCACGGGCGGACGGCCCGGCCCGGTGGTGCTGGATGTGCCGGAGGATGTCGCGCATGCCGAGCATGATTTCGACGTGGCGGATTTCTGGCTGGATCCGGCCACGCTGTCCGCCCAGTCGCGCCGCACACGGGCAGAGGCCGCCGCCGTCGTGCAGGTGGCGAAGCTGCTGCGGGATGCGAAGCGGCCGATGCTTCTTGTGGGCGGCGGCATTCACATCTCGCAGGCCTGCGACGCGCTGTTGAAGCTGGCGGAGGAGCATGCGATCCCGGTTGCCCACACGATGTCGGGCAAGGGGGGCATCCCCTGCGTGCATCCCTTGTCGGCGGGCCTGTTCGGGCGCTATTCGCGCATCGCGAACGAATTGATCGACGGCTCCGACCTGCTGATCGTCGTCGGGTGCAAGCTGGGCGAGATCGCAACGAAGCGTTTCCAGCTTCCGGGTGGCCATGTGCCGGTGGTGCATGTCGATATCCTGCCGGAGGAACTGGGCCGGACCACGCGGGCAGATGTGCCGATCGCGGCGGATGCAAGGACATTCCTGGAAGACCTCGCCGACGAGCTTGGCAACGGCGCCGCCGGGCGCGCGCTGCGCAAGGATTATTGCGAAGAAGTGGCAAGCCGCATGGCCGCCTGGCTTCAGGGCGCTTCCGAAAAGCTGCATTCCACGGAAAAGCCGATCAATGTCGGCAGGCTGATGAACGAACTCAACGTGCTGCTGCCGGAGGACGCGGTGGTGGTTGCCGATGGCGGCTTTGCCGCGCACTGGAGCGGACTGCTGTTCGACACGAAACGGAGTGGCCGCCACTTCGTCGCCGACCGGGGCTTCGCCTCCATCGGCTACGGCGTTCCGGGCGGCATCGGCGCGCAGCTCGGCGTCGGTCCCCGTCGACGCGTGGTCAGCCTGACCGGCGACGGCGGCTTCAACATGACCATCGGGGAGCTGGAGACCGCACGGCGAACAGGCGCGAACTTCGTGACATGCGTGTTCAACAACGCCGCTTCCGGTTATGTGAAGGCGCTCCAGCACGCGGTCTACGGCCCGGGGAACTACGAGTCTTCGGACCTTGTCGAGATGGACTATGCGGGGATCGCCAATGCCATGGGCTGCCGCGGCATCCGCGTCGAGGACCCCGACAAGGTGGCCGACGCGCTTCGCGAGGGGCTGGAAAACATTTCGAGCCCGACCGTGATCGACCTTGTGGTGACGCGCGACCCGTCGAAGATGTTGCCCGGCGTCGACAACCGTACGCTCAAGGTGGAGAAGGGGGATCGCCCGGTCTGA
- a CDS encoding thiamine pyrophosphate-dependent dehydrogenase E1 component subunit alpha, producing the protein MRNTVPRRLELFRTMWRIRAFEEEALDAHRAQEIAGPLHVSIGQEAVSAGLCINLETADRLTSNHRGHGHVLAKGADPKRMLAELYGRADGYCGGKGGSMHIADFSVGMLGANGVVAGGIPIAVGAAQGLKLLGEKALVVCIFGDGAVNRGPFLEGFNWAALFRLPVLFVCEDNGVAAFTQTATMTAGPGIVARAQSMGVEGRSVDGNDVVAVDEAVAELVEAIRATGEPRFLHAQTYRLMGHTSTDAAAWRSQEEVQSARQSEPIGRLRALLLEEGCSERDLDGIERAARQEMQEARRFAQAAPWPLPEDAFSDVQDIGAEAWRR; encoded by the coding sequence TTGAGGAACACTGTGCCGCGCAGGCTCGAACTGTTCCGCACGATGTGGCGCATTCGCGCGTTCGAGGAAGAGGCGCTCGACGCGCATCGGGCGCAGGAGATCGCCGGACCGCTGCATGTCTCCATCGGCCAGGAAGCGGTTTCCGCCGGCCTGTGCATCAATCTGGAGACCGCCGACCGGCTGACCTCGAACCATCGCGGCCACGGCCATGTGCTCGCCAAGGGCGCGGACCCCAAGCGCATGCTGGCCGAACTTTATGGCCGCGCCGACGGCTATTGCGGCGGCAAGGGCGGCTCGATGCACATCGCCGATTTTTCCGTCGGCATGCTCGGCGCGAACGGCGTCGTGGCGGGTGGAATACCGATTGCGGTCGGCGCCGCGCAGGGGTTGAAGCTGCTCGGAGAAAAGGCGCTGGTCGTCTGCATCTTCGGCGACGGGGCGGTCAATCGCGGGCCCTTCCTCGAAGGGTTCAACTGGGCCGCGCTGTTTCGGCTTCCGGTGCTGTTCGTCTGCGAGGACAACGGCGTCGCGGCCTTCACGCAGACCGCCACCATGACGGCAGGCCCCGGCATCGTGGCGCGCGCGCAAAGCATGGGCGTCGAGGGACGTTCGGTCGACGGCAACGATGTCGTGGCCGTGGACGAGGCCGTGGCGGAACTGGTCGAAGCCATCCGCGCGACCGGCGAGCCGCGCTTCCTGCACGCGCAGACCTACCGGCTGATGGGCCACACATCCACCGACGCCGCCGCGTGGCGGTCGCAGGAGGAAGTGCAGAGCGCGCGGCAATCCGAGCCGATCGGCAGGTTGCGAGCGCTGCTGCTCGAAGAGGGCTGCTCTGAGCGCGACCTTGACGGAATCGAACGCGCGGCCCGGCAGGAGATGCAGGAAGCGAGGCGCTTCGCACAGGCGGCCCCGTGGCCGCTTCCCGAAGATGCCTTCAGCGACGTTCAGGACATCGGAGCGGAAGCATGGCGCAGGTAG
- a CDS encoding alpha-ketoacid dehydrogenase subunit beta — protein sequence MAQVEADARAVEAASVSFVEAARLAALQEMRRDHRVWVLGEDVARGGLFGQYGGFLDEFGPDRICSTPISESTIMGAGLGAALVGTRPIIEMRIFDFAMCAMDELVNQIAKIRYMFGGQAKPAVVVRMPFGIWRNSAAQHSQMLEAWFAHLPGVIVATPSTPQDEAGLLVSAIRCDDPVIMFEPKLLFTDKAPVADPIEPIPFGEASHLRHGNHLTIVTWSSMVPRCREAAEELQAKGVEADLIDLRTIWPWDRFAVCNSVARTRRLLVVHEAVSAAGFGAEIVAHVTETLGPGALRAVRRLGAPRVPVPFSPAIESEITISRDRIVQVALDVAGKAAA from the coding sequence ATGGCGCAGGTAGAAGCGGACGCAAGGGCTGTGGAGGCGGCGTCCGTCAGCTTCGTGGAGGCGGCGCGCCTTGCCGCGCTTCAGGAAATGCGCCGCGACCACCGGGTCTGGGTGCTCGGCGAAGACGTCGCGCGCGGCGGCCTGTTCGGCCAGTATGGCGGCTTCCTCGACGAATTCGGCCCCGACCGCATCTGCTCGACCCCGATATCCGAATCGACCATCATGGGCGCGGGGCTTGGCGCGGCGCTGGTCGGCACACGGCCCATCATAGAAATGCGCATCTTCGACTTCGCCATGTGCGCCATGGACGAACTGGTCAACCAGATCGCCAAGATCCGCTACATGTTCGGCGGACAGGCAAAGCCCGCCGTGGTGGTGCGAATGCCGTTCGGCATATGGCGCAATTCGGCAGCCCAGCATTCGCAGATGCTCGAGGCATGGTTTGCCCACCTGCCCGGCGTGATCGTGGCGACGCCCAGCACCCCGCAGGACGAGGCGGGCCTGCTGGTCTCCGCCATCCGCTGCGACGACCCGGTCATCATGTTCGAGCCGAAGCTGCTCTTCACCGACAAGGCGCCCGTCGCCGATCCCATCGAGCCCATCCCGTTCGGAGAGGCCAGCCATCTGCGGCACGGCAACCACCTGACCATCGTCACATGGTCGTCCATGGTTCCGCGCTGCAGGGAGGCAGCGGAGGAACTCCAGGCCAAGGGCGTCGAGGCCGACCTGATCGACCTGCGCACCATCTGGCCGTGGGACAGGTTCGCGGTGTGCAATTCGGTGGCGCGGACAAGGCGGCTGCTCGTCGTCCATGAGGCGGTCAGCGCGGCGGGCTTCGGCGCGGAAATCGTCGCGCATGTGACGGAGACCTTGGGACCCGGCGCGCTCCGGGCGGTGCGCCGTCTTGGCGCGCCGCGCGTGCCGGTGCCCTTTTCACCGGCCATCGAATCGGAAATCACGATCTCACGCGACCGTATTGTGCAGGTCGCACTCGACGTCGCCGGCAAGGCGGCGGCATAA
- a CDS encoding NAD(P)-binding domain-containing protein codes for MTKLALLGAGGKMGARLSRSLSQSPFSVSHVEISETGRAWLKSELGVDAVPQADALADADIVIMAVPDSLISRVLSGFVGDLRPGTCVIVLDAAAPYAGVMPRRDDITYFVTHPCHPPLFIEETTQPALRDFIGGIAMQHIVCALMQGPEADYARCEAVARAMFAPVGRSHRCTVEQMAILEPALSESTTATLCTAIRDATEHAIGMGVPRQAAIDLIYGHIRVELAILFGELPGARFSDGALQAIDEAQPVIFRDGWMDRIFDLGEVKKSVERICAPDA; via the coding sequence ATGACCAAGCTCGCATTGCTGGGTGCCGGAGGAAAGATGGGCGCGCGGCTGTCGCGCAGTCTGTCGCAATCGCCGTTTTCGGTGAGCCATGTGGAGATCAGCGAAACGGGCCGCGCCTGGCTGAAGAGCGAACTCGGCGTCGATGCCGTGCCGCAGGCGGACGCCCTCGCGGATGCTGACATCGTGATCATGGCGGTGCCGGATTCATTGATTTCGCGCGTGCTCTCCGGTTTCGTGGGCGACCTGCGGCCCGGAACCTGCGTCATCGTGCTGGACGCCGCCGCGCCCTATGCGGGCGTCATGCCGCGCCGCGACGACATCACCTATTTCGTCACCCATCCCTGCCACCCGCCCCTCTTCATCGAGGAGACCACGCAGCCGGCGTTGCGCGACTTCATCGGCGGCATCGCCATGCAGCACATCGTCTGCGCGCTGATGCAGGGTCCCGAGGCCGACTACGCCAGATGCGAGGCGGTGGCGCGGGCGATGTTCGCGCCGGTTGGCCGCTCGCACCGCTGCACAGTGGAGCAGATGGCCATTCTGGAGCCTGCCTTGTCGGAGTCCACCACCGCCACGCTGTGCACCGCCATCCGCGACGCCACCGAACACGCAATCGGTATGGGCGTGCCCCGGCAGGCGGCGATAGACCTCATCTACGGCCATATCCGCGTGGAACTGGCCATCCTGTTCGGCGAACTGCCCGGCGCGCGCTTCTCCGACGGGGCATTGCAGGCCATCGACGAAGCACAGCCGGTGATTTTCCGCGACGGATGGATGGACCGGATCTTCGACCTCGGCGAGGTGAAGAAGAGCGTCGAGCGCATCTGCGCGCCCGACGCCTGA
- a CDS encoding branched-chain amino acid ABC transporter permease: MTPQPLSLSRSDTDSDGVRAPLVATVAAIVLLTVAYMLVYPVFVMNMLCFGLFAAAFNLLFGYAGLMSFGHAAFFGGAAYITAYTAKYWGLTPELAILLGVLFAAAFGVVVGYLAIRRQGIYFAMITLAIAQMFYFFCVQAPFTGGEDGIQAVPRGRLLGLVPLDDPRFMYAFVCAVFLLGSLAVWRIVNSPFGVVMRAIRENEPRAISLGYRVERYKLAAFVMSAALAGLAGSTRAIVFQLASLTDVGWQASGHVVLMTLVGGVGTILGPIVGAGVVVSLENYLATSGLPIHVVLGFVFVFCVMFFRRGIVGEAEALLSRLRRRRS, from the coding sequence ATGACCCCGCAGCCTCTCTCGCTTTCCCGGTCCGATACGGACAGTGACGGCGTTCGCGCGCCGCTTGTCGCCACTGTTGCGGCGATCGTGCTGCTCACGGTCGCTTATATGCTGGTCTATCCCGTATTCGTCATGAACATGCTGTGCTTCGGCCTGTTCGCGGCGGCCTTCAACCTTCTGTTCGGCTATGCCGGACTGATGTCCTTCGGGCATGCCGCCTTCTTCGGCGGGGCGGCCTATATCACCGCCTACACCGCGAAATACTGGGGGCTGACGCCGGAGCTTGCGATCCTGCTCGGCGTGCTGTTCGCGGCGGCGTTCGGCGTCGTCGTCGGATACCTGGCCATCCGGCGGCAGGGTATCTACTTCGCCATGATCACGCTCGCCATCGCGCAGATGTTCTATTTCTTCTGCGTGCAGGCGCCGTTCACCGGCGGTGAGGACGGCATACAGGCCGTGCCGAGGGGCCGCCTGCTCGGCCTCGTGCCGCTCGACGATCCGCGCTTCATGTATGCCTTCGTCTGCGCCGTCTTCCTGCTCGGCTCGCTGGCCGTCTGGCGCATCGTCAACTCGCCCTTCGGCGTGGTCATGCGGGCGATCCGCGAGAACGAGCCGCGCGCGATTTCGCTCGGCTACCGGGTCGAGCGCTACAAGCTTGCGGCATTCGTGATGTCGGCGGCGCTGGCCGGGCTGGCGGGCAGCACGCGCGCCATCGTCTTCCAGCTCGCCTCGCTGACCGATGTCGGGTGGCAGGCGTCCGGCCATGTCGTGCTGATGACGCTGGTCGGCGGCGTCGGCACCATACTCGGGCCGATTGTCGGCGCGGGCGTGGTGGTGAGCCTTGAGAACTATCTCGCGACATCCGGCCTGCCGATCCATGTCGTGCTCGGCTTCGTGTTCGTCTTCTGCGTGATGTTCTTCCGGCGCGGCATCGTGGGCGAGGCGGAGGCGCTGCTTAGCCGCCTTCGCCGCAGAAGGAGCTGA
- a CDS encoding branched-chain amino acid ABC transporter permease translates to MTELFNIPIQAFYVQILIGLINGSFYAVLSLGLAVIFGMLNVINFAHGAMYMLGAIFSWMMLTYLGIGYWPALVLAPLLVAGLAVLMEKFLLSRLYALDHLYGLLLTFGVAMIVEGGFRHWLGTSGQPYPMPSAFEGVADIGFMMLPLYRGWVIVFSAVLCLATWYLIERTRIGSYLRAATENPTLVQAFGVNVPLLMTATYAFGAALAAMAGVLAAPIYQIGPLMGQNLIVVVFAVVVIGGMGSIMGAIVTGYALGVIEGLTKVFYPEASSTVIFVIMVLVLLTRPAGLFGRA, encoded by the coding sequence GTGACGGAACTGTTCAACATTCCGATACAGGCATTCTACGTGCAGATCCTGATCGGGCTTATCAACGGGTCGTTCTACGCCGTGCTGAGCCTCGGGCTGGCGGTGATCTTCGGCATGCTGAACGTCATCAATTTCGCGCATGGCGCGATGTACATGCTGGGCGCGATCTTCAGCTGGATGATGCTGACCTATCTGGGGATCGGCTACTGGCCGGCCCTTGTGCTCGCTCCTCTGCTCGTCGCCGGCCTTGCCGTGCTGATGGAGAAGTTCCTGCTGTCCCGGCTCTATGCGCTCGACCATCTCTACGGGCTGTTGCTGACCTTTGGCGTCGCGATGATCGTCGAAGGCGGCTTCCGGCACTGGCTCGGAACCTCCGGGCAACCCTATCCGATGCCGTCGGCCTTCGAGGGGGTGGCGGATATCGGCTTCATGATGCTGCCGCTCTATCGCGGCTGGGTGATCGTCTTTTCCGCCGTGCTGTGCCTCGCCACATGGTACCTGATCGAGCGCACGAGGATCGGCTCCTATCTGCGCGCCGCGACCGAGAACCCGACGCTGGTGCAGGCTTTCGGCGTGAACGTGCCGCTGTTGATGACCGCGACCTATGCCTTCGGCGCGGCGCTGGCGGCGATGGCCGGCGTGCTCGCGGCGCCCATCTACCAGATCGGCCCGCTGATGGGGCAGAACCTGATCGTCGTGGTCTTTGCGGTCGTGGTGATCGGCGGCATGGGGTCGATCATGGGAGCCATCGTCACGGGCTATGCGCTCGGCGTGATCGAGGGGTTGACCAAGGTGTTCTACCCCGAAGCCTCCAGCACGGTGATCTTCGTCATCATGGTGCTGGTCCTGCTGACCCGGCCCGCCGGCCTTTTCGGGAGAGCCTGA
- a CDS encoding ABC transporter ATP-binding protein encodes MTEAALELKALRAWYGESQVLHGVDMTVPSGQTVTLLGRNGVGKSTTLKSIMGVIEKRDGDVLLKGRSILHLPLHQVARLGLGYVPEERGIFASLNVMENLTLPPQIGQAAYTTEELLELFPNLRERAGSQGTKLSGGEQQMLAIARILRTGADILLLDEPAEGLAPVIVQRIAQVILGLKQKGMTILLVEQNFRFARKVADHFYLMEDGRIIDSFPADQLSSRSEAVNRAMGL; translated from the coding sequence ATGACTGAGGCGGCGCTGGAACTGAAGGCCCTGCGCGCTTGGTATGGCGAAAGCCAGGTGCTGCACGGCGTGGACATGACCGTCCCGAGCGGCCAGACGGTCACGCTTCTGGGACGCAATGGCGTCGGCAAGTCGACCACGTTGAAATCCATCATGGGCGTGATCGAAAAGCGCGACGGCGACGTGCTGCTCAAGGGCCGCTCCATCCTGCACCTGCCGCTGCATCAGGTCGCGCGGCTGGGGCTCGGCTATGTGCCGGAGGAACGCGGCATCTTTGCCAGCCTGAACGTGATGGAGAACCTGACATTGCCGCCCCAGATCGGGCAGGCCGCCTATACGACGGAGGAACTGCTGGAGCTTTTCCCCAATCTCAGGGAGCGCGCCGGCAGCCAGGGCACCAAGCTTTCGGGCGGCGAGCAGCAGATGCTGGCAATCGCGCGCATCCTCAGGACCGGCGCCGACATATTGCTTCTCGACGAACCGGCGGAAGGGCTTGCCCCGGTCATCGTGCAGCGCATCGCGCAGGTGATCCTCGGCCTCAAGCAGAAGGGCATGACCATCCTTCTCGTGGAGCAGAATTTCCGCTTCGCCCGGAAAGTCGCCGACCATTTCTACCTGATGGAGGATGGCCGCATCATCGACAGTTTCCCGGCGGACCAGCTTTCCAGCCGTTCCGAAGCGGTCAACCGGGCAATGGGTTTGTGA